From Desulfovibrio porci, a single genomic window includes:
- the flgM gene encoding flagellar biosynthesis anti-sigma factor FlgM: MEIQNTTGPLLDPYAAGLEKSGETRGRARPESVGSDAARGDTVSVSQDALLLTEARRTAQNTPDVRADKVESLRIQVADGTYKPDSRLIAASLIREEPGLFQI; the protein is encoded by the coding sequence ATGGAAATTCAGAATACGACAGGCCCGTTGCTGGATCCCTATGCCGCCGGGCTGGAAAAGAGCGGTGAGACGCGCGGCCGGGCCAGGCCGGAAAGCGTCGGGAGTGACGCCGCGCGCGGCGATACGGTGAGCGTGTCCCAGGACGCCCTGTTGCTGACCGAGGCCCGCCGTACCGCGCAGAATACGCCCGACGTGCGCGCCGACAAAGTGGAATCCCTGCGCATTCAGGTGGCCGACGGCACCTACAAGCCGGACAGCCGCCTCATCGCGGCCAGCCTGATCCGGGAAGAGCCGGGCCTCTTCCAGATATAG